The Tribolium castaneum strain GA2 chromosome 3, icTriCast1.1, whole genome shotgun sequence sequence GGCAGGTCTTGAGTACAGCAAAGTCATTTCCTTTGACCGGTACTTAATCCCCAATTCACGAAccaaataattgttaaaaagtttcaaaggTCTGGGCCCCACGCTAATTGTTTGCCCCGTGACGGTAATTTACCAGTGGGTGAAACACTTCCACGATTGGGCCCCGGAATTTCGCGTGGCGATTTTGCACCAAAGTGGCAGCTACGAGGGGAATAtgtcaaacttaattaaagaaatacacaAAGATAGGGGAATTTTAGTTACAAGTTACGGGGGTATTTTAAAGTACAAAGAAAATCTCGCACAATTCGAGTGGCATTATGTGATTTTGGATGAGGGTCATAAAATTCGAAATCCTAACGCTAAGGTCAGCGTTGCGGTGAAAAAGTTTAGGACGCCACATAGGCTTATGCTGACTGGGAGTCCcatgcaaaataatttacaagaACTTTGGAGCTTGTTTGATTTTACTAATCCGGGGATGTTGGGGAATTTGGCCACTTTTATGGAGCATTTTAATAATCCTATAGTGCAGGGAGGGTTTGCCAATGCAACTCCTATGCAAGTATGTTTGAATTTTAGaaacatgtttaaatttttatgttttaacaaTTGAAGGAAGCAACAGCGCTGTCAGTTGCAACAACTTTAAAAACCTTGATCACTCCTTACTTATTGAGGAGGTCAAAAAATGAAGTTCAGGAGCATATCAGTTTGCCCAATAAGAGCGAGCAAGTTTTGTTTTGCTCTCTTACTGAGGAACAGCGAGAGTTATATAAGGGATTTTTAATggtttgttttatgtttttctttctttatttatattcGCTATTGGAACATCTCGATTTTTGgcccattttgtttatttttggctaaaaatacaattattttataaaacaattttataaaaaatgagcctaaaaattacttaataattttaaaatggcgtagtttcttttttttgaaggTTTAGACAGGTTCTTGACTTCAGTATAATGCAAGATTTTTGTCTTTCAAGcggttttttgaatatttttccacgaaaccattaaaaaatacattacctttgcatttttcagaaattatttcaaagaaattcatcagaaataaactgaaaagttGCTATTTAGCATTTGGTATATTTGCCTTTTTCTCAAGCTTATACACGCTTtttattctcaaaaaatttagtttttatattaaatttgattaaatttttaaattaagtcatgagttacattttttctttttttttttgatgttttttacaTTACGAATTCGATTGAAAATGTTGGAATTTTTACATATCTACACACTATTGTCTAACTTTATATTACtcattttgtctttttctcaacttaaatttaaaataactttacgaattttgtaatttagtttggattaatcttaaaaaataaattaatgaacCTAGTCTTCAATTTTGGAAATACTTTCTTGatctaagttaaaaaaaaatattaaaatagatACAAACCGCGGACTAAGCTCTTGTAGTAATCACCTAGGTTGTAAttgtaatatattattattttgtttttgtttttattaaacagagcGATCACGTTGCATCGATTTTGGGAAGTTCCAAAAACTGGTTTGCGGAAAACCAAACACGAGCAAACGTCCTAATTTCAATAACagctttaagaaaaatttgtaatcatCCAGATATTTACTTACATGCAGCTGGTGAGGAGGCAGAAGATGTAATAACTTACAAATTGTTTTTGCCTTTTTGAATcaagttatgtatttatagGATCAAAACgtttgtgataaaaaatttggatATTATAAAAAGTCCGGGAAAATGATCGTAGTGTCGGCTTTACTAAAAATTTGGAAGAAACAAAAACACCGAGTTTTGTTGTTTACTCAGAGTAGGGCAATGATTACGATTTTTGAAGAGTTTCTAAAACAGCAGGGGTACACGTATTTAAAAATGGATGGCAGCACGGCTGTTAGTTCCAGACAGcctttgataaataaatttaatgaagtaagcttgaaatattaattaattcccgattctattaataatttaattaggaTTCTAGTTACgacgtatttttattaactactAAAGTTGGTGGTTTAGGAGTTAATTTAACTGGCGCTGATAGAGTAATTATTTATGATCCTGACTGGAATCCTGCTACAGATACCCAGGCCAGGGAGCGTGCCTGGAGAATCGGTCAGGAGAAGCAAGTTACGATTTATCGGCTCCTTTCGGCCGGAACAATTgaagaaaaggtaaaaacaaacTTGTGATTTCCTCATTTGAGGAGTTTTTGTACAGATGTATCAGCGGCAAGTTTGGAAGCAACTTCTCAGTAATAAAGTCCTTTTGGACCCAAAAACgcgtaaatttttcaaatcatCAAACCTTCACGACCTGTTTTCACTGCCAGAAAATCGGGACGATTCAAATCCCGAAACTACAAACATATTCCGGGACGCTAGAGTGAAAATTCAGGAACAACTAACCGAAAAACAGAAGAAAAAGTCGGAGACTTTTCAGTTCTCTGAAGATAAAATTCAAGCCATGAAAAATCGGGCCCAAGAAATAGCGAAAAGCATAGCAAAGCCGCAAgaacagaaaacgtcgtatcaAATCCAGTTGGAGGAAGAACGAcaagagaaattaaaaatgaaggaGGAGTTAAAACAACTAACCCCGTTAGAGTTAATGCGTTTGAATAGGGAGAAAGCGCAAGAGCGGCCTGAGTCTCCCACCAATAAGGTTGACGATTGTAACACCAGTGTTAGTTTTTCCAAAGCGTTGGAATACTCGgaaaaaaatgcgaaattGTATCACAAAATAAGGAAAGATGAAAAACGGGAAAGTGGgagtaagaaaaaaaaatcaaaagagaAAGATATTTTCAAGACTCTGATAGACAACACTGGGTTAGTTGAGGGCGAAAAGGTGGACGGTTTGgttaaaaccgaaattaaaaaactgcgaAAGAAACACGAAGTTGGGAAAACGAACGAAAGTCAAGATAATTACGTTTTGGAAAAGTTGTTCAGTAAGAAGGGAGTTTCAGGGGCACTTCAACATGATTCTATTTTGAACAGTGGAGTCAAGACTCAGAGTTTCAGAGTACAAACAGAAGCTAAATTGAGGGCCGATAAGGCCCTAGAGGCACTCAGGAAATCGCGTCTTAATAGTTGGAGGTggtaatttcagtattttgtatgaattttgtatttttttgtaaataaatgttttttactattggtgtgtttttttaacCATAAAACAGAGGTCGGCTGTTCGTTTGACATTCACcaataatactaaaaaattgtggacggatgtaaaaaaatctattgtaTCAGCTTTTTGAATACCATGCTTTCActcaaatttttcataaaagtgagaaaaataTGAGGcacatgcaatttttttagaaatatagTTTATGATAAAATGATTGCACTATGTTTATCAATTTATCATTATAcaattgagaatttaatgtttatctatctgtattttttgtgttaaccGTACAAGTAcaactattttttcaaatttattgctctgaaaacttagtaatggaacaactgcgctctctggcggcTTTCACGGAGCTATCGAAGATGGGAACGGTTTATTTGTACGTagtttcgtatcctaacctttagatatccctAAACTCAGCATATGGTgttttattcataaaaaatattgttttattttgttttaacatttgtatgtaccttaataaaaattaaaaccatttttgttgaaaataggTACTTAGTAGCTGATTTAGAAATATAACGCTGCCTAAAAAGCTGACTTGTTATGCcgacttaaaaacaaaaaatgaaatattacGTGTGCACCAAAATCGTTGCAGCATTTACTGCTTATTAAGGAGACTGAAAACTTTATTACCATGTTTTGCGCAACTTGTGTTAGTTTTTGTAAACGTGTGTTTATGATAAAATTCGCTGTTATTATTAACTGCTGTCGGCAACACAGGTGCAAaccgttattattatttgtgttCGCAACATTTAGCTGTTTTTTACGATTCCGAATCTCGGATTTGCACAATCGTTGCTGACATAAACGGATCCCGTAGCAATATGTTCGGCTCTGTTCCATCATCAAACCATACAATCAAAAGAACTTTACGTTGGCTTGTTATATGGTTTCCTAATTGGACGTGATGGCCCGATCCACGACTGCAGCTTTTCGCAGTCTCGACGTTTTTAAAGTGTAAATGATCTGCTGATGTAAACAATTCAATTTTTCTAGCGAATTTCCGGCCCGGAGTGTGGTTTTTAAGTGGCTGGATAGCCTCTTTTTGTGCTGAGGGAAGgtgtaaaaaattctaattgcTTAACTAAAATCATTAATCTTAATAAGtgcaaatataataaaagtttgGTGAGATCAGCGGCGCtttattattcaaaacaaTGGGTAAAAATTAGTGCAAGAAGCTTGTTTTTAATCAAGACCATAAAaaggaattaatttttcaaaagtaacaatggaagaaagtgaaaatggaacaGATGACTTTGCTAAACAATATTACGGCGCTACTTTGATAACAAACCTCGCAACCCGTGGAGAAGATAATCTTACTATTGTTACTTTGTCAGCTGCGTCTTTGAATCCTTCAATGACCCTTGTAAAGGACGGAACGCATTAATTCCGAAAGCGatacaacataaaaaatgaaacttttcCGCTGTTGAGGGATGTTATTGTCCTCGAGTTAGTTAAATGTTTTGAAAGCGGATAAATTAAGTGTCCGCTTTTGGTTTCTTTATTACATCACTATAAATGCACTACGATATAAACAAGATGGCGCCTTTTCTAAAATGGTCCAAGTTTCGAGTATTATGACGGTTTACTTAGTTATCGCAGTTTCGCTGTTTTAGATACGCCACATTAAATC is a genomic window containing:
- the LOC664195 gene encoding DNA excision repair protein ERCC-6 encodes the protein MDQDCGIASCSKNNVDIQQDEELAELTLAQGINVWGKNQQTLEEQALEEINIFTQQNATKDVEEGEIIEDQKQEKVSSLDITSYIKRQEELRKIQEYKKTLQVKDKSKIIADKLTEKEKRGFKKRKRSASEKEPMKKKVAIEKAEGNDSGSEYVPSEGEDSDLERDYKQLRKQKNVTTKNSVEKIRDDGCLKSYKNRLKEHYKQLESEINCEEADSEIPDFYTIKGGLKIPLKIWCNLYPYQQEGVRWLWNLHRQSAGGILGDEMGLGKTVQVIAFLAGLEYSKVISFDRFKGLGPTLIVCPVTVIYQWVKHFHDWAPEFRVAILHQSGSYEGNMSNLIKEIHKDRGILVTSYGGILKYKENLAQFEWHYVILDEGHKIRNPNAKVSVAVKKFRTPHRLMLTGSPMQNNLQELWSLFDFTNPGMLGNLATFMEHFNNPIVQGGFANATPMQEATALSVATTLKTLITPYLLRRSKNEVQEHISLPNKSEQVLFCSLTEEQRELYKGFLMSDHVASILGSSKNWFAENQTRANVLISITALRKICNHPDIYLHAAGEEAEDDQNVCDKKFGYYKKSGKMIVVSALLKIWKKQKHRVLLFTQSRAMITIFEEFLKQQGYTYLKMDGSTAVSSRQPLINKFNEDSSYDVFLLTTKVGGLGVNLTGADRVIIYDPDWNPATDTQARERAWRIGQEKQVTIYRLLSAGTIEEKMYQRQVWKQLLSNKVLLDPKTRKFFKSSNLHDLFSLPENRDDSNPETTNIFRDARVKIQEQLTEKQKKKSETFQFSEDKIQAMKNRAQEIAKSIAKPQEQKTSYQIQLEEERQEKLKMKEELKQLTPLELMRLNREKAQERPESPTNKVDDCNTSVSFSKALEYSEKNAKLYHKIRKDEKRESGSKKKKSKEKDIFKTLIDNTGLVEGEKVDGLVKTEIKKLRKKHEVGKTNESQDNYVLEKLFSKKGVSGALQHDSILNSGVKTQSFRVQTEAKLRADKALEALRKSRLNSWRW